A region of Candidatus Bathyarchaeota archaeon DNA encodes the following proteins:
- a CDS encoding PRC-barrel domain-containing protein: protein MTMKYYTKEDVVGKEVIETEAKKVGVVKDLAFSTEGKIALILDKIDEKGEFQEALLPFDKILKIGDVILIKSVSDLEAFLTPGKVCPNCKTRNQVNAKYCVKCGVTLQKKEKRL from the coding sequence TTGACAATGAAATACTATACAAAAGAGGATGTTGTTGGAAAAGAAGTCATTGAAACTGAAGCAAAAAAAGTAGGTGTAGTTAAAGATTTAGCTTTCTCAACAGAAGGGAAAATAGCTTTAATCTTGGATAAAATTGATGAAAAAGGAGAATTTCAAGAAGCTCTTCTTCCTTTTGATAAAATCTTGAAAATAGGTGATGTAATCTTAATTAAATCTGTAAGCGATCTAGAAGCTTTTTTAACACCTGGAAAAGTTTGCCCTAATTGTAAAACAAGAAATCAAGTGAATGCCAAATACTGCGTTAAATGCGGTGTAACACTACAGAAAAAGGAAAAAAGATTATGA
- the gcvPA gene encoding aminomethyl-transferring glycine dehydrogenase subunit GcvPA codes for MLKELGLKTIDELFTDIPEKVKFKGKLNIPGPFSEVEVKRRIAKLLEKNVSSMDIPTFLGAGVWPHYVPAVVDTIIGRAEFLTSYTPYQAEVSQGILQAQFEYQSMICELTGMDVANASMYDWATSLGEAALMAARLTKKTEFIIPYFIHPERKAVLKLMSEPAKMKIIEVKQDKETGQINLEDLKTKISKNTAGIYIENPSYLGFLEEKVKEIGEIAHENGALYIVGVDPTSLGLLKAPADYGADIVVGEGQPLGNSMNYGGPLLGIFACKEEFVRQMPGRIIGLTTTKKQNQRAFCMALQTREQYIRREKATSSICTNEALCAVAAAVYLSLLGPRGLKRLGEIIMTKAIYAMKKLKEIPGVKVPLFKASHFKEFTVNFDETGKTVLEVHKKLLKEGVHGGKIIKNEFPELGETALYCVTEVHLKEDVDKLVNSLKKVLEV; via the coding sequence ATGCTTAAAGAATTAGGACTAAAAACTATTGATGAATTATTTACGGATATTCCAGAAAAAGTTAAATTTAAGGGGAAATTAAATATTCCAGGACCATTTTCAGAGGTTGAAGTTAAAAGAAGAATTGCTAAACTTTTAGAGAAGAATGTCTCTAGCATGGATATTCCAACATTTCTAGGTGCTGGAGTCTGGCCTCATTATGTGCCTGCTGTTGTTGATACTATTATTGGAAGAGCAGAATTTTTAACTTCGTACACACCTTATCAAGCTGAAGTTTCTCAAGGAATCCTTCAAGCTCAGTTTGAGTATCAAAGCATGATTTGCGAATTAACTGGAATGGATGTGGCTAATGCTTCTATGTACGACTGGGCTACAAGCCTCGGAGAAGCAGCGTTAATGGCAGCTAGATTAACTAAAAAAACAGAATTCATTATTCCATATTTTATTCATCCAGAAAGAAAAGCTGTGCTTAAGCTTATGAGTGAACCGGCTAAAATGAAGATTATTGAAGTAAAACAGGATAAAGAAACGGGACAAATAAACCTTGAAGACTTAAAAACTAAGATTTCAAAAAATACTGCTGGAATTTACATTGAAAATCCATCTTACCTTGGATTTTTGGAAGAAAAAGTAAAGGAAATAGGAGAAATAGCTCATGAAAATGGAGCTCTTTATATTGTTGGGGTTGATCCAACTTCTTTAGGGTTGCTAAAAGCTCCAGCGGATTATGGCGCAGATATAGTTGTTGGAGAAGGGCAACCTTTAGGGAATAGTATGAATTATGGTGGTCCTCTATTAGGGATATTTGCTTGCAAAGAGGAATTCGTTAGGCAAATGCCTGGCCGTATAATAGGGTTAACAACAACTAAAAAACAAAATCAAAGAGCTTTTTGTATGGCTTTACAAACTAGAGAGCAATATATAAGGCGAGAAAAAGCTACTTCAAGCATATGCACTAATGAGGCTTTATGTGCTGTAGCTGCAGCAGTTTATCTTTCTCTTCTTGGACCTAGAGGATTAAAACGTTTAGGAGAAATAATTATGACTAAAGCTATTTACGCTATGAAAAAGCTTAAAGAAATACCTGGAGTGAAAGTTCCATTATTTAAAGCATCTCACTTTAAAGAATTTACAGTAAATTTTGATGAAACAGGAAAAACTGTTTTGGAAGTTCATAAAAAACTTTTAAAAGAAGGTGTTCATGGTGGAAAAATTATTAAAAATGAGTTCCCAGAGCTTGGAGAAACAGCACTGTACTGTGTTACTGAAGTTCACTTAAAAGAGGATGTGGATAAACTAGTAAATTCACTAAAAAAAGTTTTAGAGGTGTAA